Below is a genomic region from Gammaproteobacteria bacterium CG11_big_fil_rev_8_21_14_0_20_46_22.
TTTTGAAATTTCAAGGCTAAACCATGCACACTTCATCACTGATCATCGATCCCGTTGGCACCGTACTCAATGACGACGACAAGCAGGTTCTAGACAATCCCTTGGTCGGGGGCGTCATTTTATTTAAACACAATATTGAATCGCCGAAACAAGTCAGCGAATTGTGCGCCAGCATCAAAGCCCTACGCCCCGATCTTTTTATCTGCGTTGACCAAGAAGGCGGTCGTGTACAACGCCTACGCAACGGCTTTACTCGTCTACCCCCCATGCGAACCTTTGGCGATCTGTATGATCAAAATCCTGAACAAGCTCGTGCACTCACTGAAACTTGCGCGTGGCTGATGGCCCAGGAAGTCATGAGCGTGGGGATCGATTTTAGCTTCGCACCGGTGCTAGATTTGGACTTGGGCATCAGCAGTGTCATCGGTAATCGCGCTTTTCACAAAGACCCAAAAATCGCCGCGGAACTGGCCACCATTTTCTGCCACGGCCTGTATCAAGCCGGCACGATAGCGGTGGGCAAACACTTTCCGGGGCACGGCGGTGTTGCGCCCGATTCTCACCTAGAACACCCGGTTGACGACAGAAGCTTAGAGCAGCTGGCCGATGAACTCTATCCTTTTGAACAACTGATCAAACACGAGCTGCCAGCGATCATGCCTGCACACATCACCTTCACGAACATTGATAATACCCTGGTGACTTACTCTTCACACTGGCTACGTACTATTTTGCGCGATCAACTCGGCTTCAAAGGTGTCATCATCAGCGATGATCTGACCATGGCAGCCGCCCACGATGGCACGATGGCCGAGCGCGTGGAGCGCACCTTACAGGCTGGCAGCGATATGGTATTGATTTGTCAAAACCGCGACGCAGTGCATGAAACACTCGCCAACCCACCAAACTACACACCACGCGAAGATTTTAACCCTCAAGCCTTGAAAGGCCGGTGCCAAGTCACGTATGATGAACTGATGTTAAATCCTAACTACCAACACGCGAAAAAAACCATCAGCGAGCTCACGAGTGACTAATCACGTTATTGATCTAAGCGATTACATTCAATCGGTTTCCCCGACCATTCTCACGCTCATTGAGTGCGCCATCATCCTGTTCATGACCATGATTTTGAGCATCATTGAAGGGCTAACATTCCACCGTGTCTACCCCAAACTGAAAGCCAGCGAGAAAACCAAAAGTGACCGGATTCTTTACGCTGTGCACAAACCGCTACAGCTTATCATCTGGACACTGGGTATCACCTATACGTTTAGTACGGCCAGCGATTTACTCAATGCTTCTG
It encodes:
- a CDS encoding beta-N-acetylhexosaminidase yields the protein MHTSSLIIDPVGTVLNDDDKQVLDNPLVGGVILFKHNIESPKQVSELCASIKALRPDLFICVDQEGGRVQRLRNGFTRLPPMRTFGDLYDQNPEQARALTETCAWLMAQEVMSVGIDFSFAPVLDLDLGISSVIGNRAFHKDPKIAAELATIFCHGLYQAGTIAVGKHFPGHGGVAPDSHLEHPVDDRSLEQLADELYPFEQLIKHELPAIMPAHITFTNIDNTLVTYSSHWLRTILRDQLGFKGVIISDDLTMAAAHDGTMAERVERTLQAGSDMVLICQNRDAVHETLANPPNYTPREDFNPQALKGRCQVTYDELMLNPNYQHAKKTISELTSD